The nucleotide sequence ACCGCTCGAGCGCTGGGATCGCCCGCAGGTAGGCCACGCCGCCACCCGGGACGATGCCTTCCTCGACCGCCGCGCGGGTCGCATGCAGGGCGTCCTCGACGCGAGCTTTCTTCTCCTTCATCTCGGTCTCGGTCGCGGCCCCCACGTTGATCACCGCCACGCCGCCCGCCAGCTTGGCCAGACGCTCCTGAAGCTTCTCGCGGTCGTAATCGGACGTGGTGTCGTCGATCTCCTTCTTGATCTGCGCGATCCGGCCCTGGATGTCGGCCTTCTTGCCAGCGCCCTCGACGATCGTGGTGTTCTCCTTGTCCACGACGATCCGCTTGGCACGGCCCAGGTCCTCGAGACGCACGTTTTCGAGCTTGATGCCCAGGTCCTCGGAGATGACCTTCCCGGCGGTGAGGACCGCGATGTCCTCCATCATGGCCTTGCGGCGGTCGCCGAAGCCCGGCGCCTTCACCGCGCACACGTTGAGCGTTCCGCGCAGCTTGTTGACCACCAGCGTGGCCAGCGCCTCGCCCTCGACGTCCTCAGCCACGATGACCATCGGCTTGGCGCGCTGGGCGATCTTCTCCAGCACCGGCAGCAGGTCCTTCATGCCGGAGAGCTTCTTCTCGTACAGGAGGATGTAGGCGTCTTCGAGGACCGCCTCCATGTTCTCCTTCTCGGTCACGAAGTAGGGCGAGATGTAGCCCTTGTCGAACTGCATGCCCTCGACGATGTCCTTGGTCGTGTCGATCGAGCGCGCTTCTTCGACGGTGATCGTGCCGTCCTTGCCGACCTGCTCCATGCACTCGGCGATGATCTTGCCGATCGAGCTGTCGCCGTTCGCGGAGATGGTCGCGACCTGCTCGATCTCCTTGTTGTCCTTCACGTCCTTGCTGAGCTTCTTCAGCTCCGCCACCACGACCTCGACCGCCTTGTCGATGCCACGCTTGATGTACATCGGCGAGGTGCCGGCGGTGACGTTCTTGAGGCCTTCGCGGAAGATGGACTCGGCCAGGACGGTCGCGGTGGTGGTGCCGTCGCCGGCCACGTCGGAGGTCTTCGAGGCGACTTCACGCACCATCTGGGCGCCCATGTTCTGATACGGCTCGTCGAGCTCGATCTCCTTGGCGACCGTCACGCCGTCCTTGGTGACGGTGGGCGAGCCCCACTTCTTGTCGAGGACCACGTTGCGGCCGCGAGGACCGAGCGTGACCTTCACTGCCCTCGCGAGCTGCTCGACCCCGGCGAGAATCTGCGCGCGGGCCTGCTCGCTGAACAACAACTGCTTCGCAGCCATATGACCTCCTTGGGTCTATCGTGACTCCCTTCGCTCGAGGAGCGCCGGGAAAGGTCTTGCCTACTTCTCCGACAGGATGCCGAGGACGTCGTCCTCGCGGAGAATCGTGTACTCGGTGCCGTCGATCTTGACGTCCGTGCCGCTGTACTTGCCGATGAGGATCCGGTCGCCCTTCTTCACGTCCATGGCGATGCGCTTCCCGTCCTCGGTCATGCGGCCAGGACCGACCGCCACGACCTCGCCCTCCTGAGGCTTCTCCTTCGCGGTGTCGGGAATGATGATCCCGCCCTTCTTCATCTCCTGCTCCTCCATGCGCCGAACCAGAATGCGGTCGGCAAGAGGTCGAACGTTCATGGCTACCTCCAATGAGCCCGGGATGGGCAAGTTGGAACGAAGGACTTGTCTCCGACGACAACGTCACTGAGCCGGCCTTCCGCGACCGGCCTCGGGCGAGCCAACCTAAGGCCCGGCCGTGAATGGGTCAACGGAACACTGGCCAAGACATTGCAAACTAAACACGTTATGGATTTTGAACGCCGCGCCGGCCACCTGCGATTGTGCCGAAATGGCAGAGCTGATTTGGCGGTCGACAAAGGGCTCCGCCAATGTGTCACTACGGGGATCGATTTGCAAGCTCGGATTGGCGGGCCCTCAAGACATCCCAGGGAGGTGGCCGATAACCAGCGAACCATGCCTGCCCAACCGGATCCATCGGAGCGCCCGGAAGATCTCGAGACCCGGCCCGAAGCCACGCCCTCTCTTCCCGGGAGGGCCGAGCGTCCGGAATGGCTGGTGGGCTCTGAGGACGTTCTCCAAGCCGATCGAGACCCCTCGGAGCCCACCCGTCCGACTCTCGCGGAAGCGCCCCCCTCCCAGCCCCGTCCTTTGCGGGTGATCGAAGGCGGCAAGGCTGGCCCGTCCAAGGGCTGGTCCGGAGCGTCGAGCAGCGTTCCCCGGCTCACGGTGGTCCCCACGGCGGCGCCTCCCGACATCGAGACCGAGGAGGGCGTGATGGCCGCCGACGTCGGACTCGACTCCGAGCTCCCGCTCGCCGACGAGGCGCCGCTCACGGCTCCCGCGCGATCGGAACCGGTCTTCCAGCCCCTCCAGGAGCCCTGGTATCTCGTGTGGGGCGAAGCGATCGCCACCCAGCGTCGCATCCAGGTCGGGTTGCTGGTCGTTGCCGCCGCGCTCTCGGCCTACTTCTTCTTGCCGCGGCCCGGCGAGACCGGCGCTTCGCTGGGCAGCATCCTTCGGCATCCCGAAACCTACGAAGGACGCACGGTCGCGGTCCGCGGCGAAGTGCTCGAGACCTTCGAGGTCGGCAGCGGCCGCGCGTTCCAGCTGCGTCAGGGTCGGGACGTCGTGGTGGTGTACAGCACGCTGCGCGAGCCTCGGCTGCATGACCGCGTCGAAGTCCGCGGCATCGTGAGCACCGGCTACCTCGACGGCAAGCCACGGGTCGCGATCTTCGAAGGCGCCGGGCCCTGAGGGGATCCGGTCAGGAGATCCGGTAGCGCTGGATCTTGCGGTAGAGCGTCCTCAGGCCGATTCCCAGAAGGGCCGCGGATCGTGGCTTGTCGAATCCGGTCTCCTTCAGGGTCGCTTCGATCAATCGGCGCTCGGCTTCCTCGAGCGACATGCCGACCGTCAACCGCATCTCCTTCGTCTGGCCATCGGCGTCCTTCCATCCGAGCGGAAGATCGGAGAGATCGAGGGTTCGCTTGCCGCGGGCGGAGACCACCATGCCTTCGAGCGCCGCGCGCAGCTCACGCACGTTCCCCGGCCACGGATGCCGGGCCAGGCGCTCGAGAAGCCCGCGCGTGAGCCCGCTCACCCGCCGGTGATGGTCCCGGCGGAGCTCGCGGAGGAAGAATTCCACGAGCAGCGGAATGTCCTCGAGCCGCTCGCGCAGCGGCGGCAGATGGATGACCACCACGCTCAGCCGCTGGTGGAGATCGCCGCGGAAGCGGCCGTCGCGCACTTCGCCTTCGAGATCGCGCCGTGCGCTCGAGATCACCCGCAGATCCAGCCGGCGCCGCTGCGTCGAGCCTTGACGCACCACGTCGCGATCGGCGAGGACCTGCAGCAGATGCACCTGGGCCGGCAACGGCATCTCATCGATGCCTTTCACGAACAGCGTGCCGGAATCCGCGCGCTCCAGGAGCCCGGGCTGGTCCTGGCCTCCCGGCGACTCCACGCCAAGCAACTCCGTGGCGAGAAGGTCATGGGGGACAGCCGCTGGGCTCACTTCCACGAAAGGGCCGTCGCGGCGCGGGCTCTGCTGATGGATGACGCGCGCCACGTGGCTCTTGCCCGTTCCGGCCTCGCCCTGGATCAGGACCGTCGATCGGGTCGGCGCCAGATGACGGATCTGCTCCAGCACGCGCCCCATCGCCGGCGAAGAAGCGATCAAGGCTTCGGAACCCGCCTGCCGATCGTGCGTCCTGTGCATCGCGAGCGGAGGCGCAGACGCTCAGCCGGCTAGGAAGGCCGACGCAGACGCTCGAGCGTTTCGAACACCCGATCGTTGCTCGGGATCTCGTCGAGATCTGCGCTGACGTCCCGGTAGGCGATCCGCCCTTCGCGGTCGATCAGGAAGAGCGCGCGCTCGGAGTAGAAACGGTCGGCGATCAGCATTCCGTAGTCGATCGACGTCTGGCGCGACAAGTCGGAGAGCAGCGGAAACGACAGGCCGAGATGCAGGGCGAAGGCCTGGTTGGCGTAGTAGCTGTCGACGCTGATCCCCAGCACTTCCGTATCGAGCGAATCGAAGCGCTCGAGATCCTTCTGGATCATCGGCAGCTGGTGCGAGCACACCGGCGAGAACGCGAGCGGGTAGAAGACGAGCAGGACGTTCTTCTTGCGACGGTATTCGGAGAGGGTCACGAATTGGCCGCCGGGTCCCTTGAGCCTGAATTCCGGAGCGACTTGTCCGACTTCCGTTGATGCCGTGGCCTGCATACCCACTCCTCGTTGCGGCTCGATCACCGTCCCGGGCTACTTGCCGCGCTTGGCGGTGAATTCGTCCCAGGTGACGCCACGTTCGAGATGTCCGTCGCCGATGTAGCGCAGGAGGAGCAGGAACTTGTCGGCCTCGATGTAGCCTGGAACGCTCACCAGATGCTCGCCATCCGACTTCAGGAACAGCGTCGTGGGATAGCTCGTGATCCGGAAGTGGCTGGCGAGCGTCCGCGACGTGTACGGCCGTCCTTCGTAACGGGCTCCTTCGGAGGCCTCCGCATCGAGCTTCACGGTGACAAACTTCTGGCTCAGGTAATCGCGGACGTCCTCACGCGAATACACATCGCGATGCATGCGCTTGCACCAGCCGCACCACTGCGTATAGACGTCGACGAGGACAGGGCGCTTGAGCTGCCGGGCCTGCTGCAGCCCTTCGTCCCAGCTCGTCCACGCGACGTTGTCCGGACCGGCCTGCAGGGTGGTCGCCGACGAGGCGAGGAGCAGGGCGGAGAGGAGCAGCGGCAGCTTCACGGTTCCTCCGGAGGGAGCGACGGCCAAGAAGTCTAGCACGAGACCCGCCAGAGCCCCCCCGGCGGCCGGCATTTGACGCGGCGTTGACGGGCTCAAGCGTCGTAGACGGTATGGCGCAACGTGGCGGCCGGAGCCGCAGGATCGAACCACACCCCGCACAATCGGGACGTGCCGAACTGCCCGGGATTGACCACGATGGTCCGTCCCAGGGCATCGCGATAGGAGGACGAGGTCCGAGGGGACTCGTGGATGTGGCCGGCCAGCACCAGAGGTGGCTGCCGCGCCTCGACGAACCTGCGGATCGCGCGCGAGCCCACGTGGCGTCCCGAGTGGATGACGTCGCAGCGCGTGCCGTGCGGCGGCGAATGCAGCACGAACACCGTGTCGTCCGCGGGAGCTCGCGTGGCCAGATCCTCCAGCGCCGCCGCGATGGTCGGCGTGCGCGTTTCGGGATCGAATCGGCACGGTGTCACGGCGCCGGTGCGGCTCGACCATCCGTCCAGCCGCGCGGGGGTTTCGAATTCGCCATCATCCCAGCGCTCCCAGTCCTTGATCGCGAACGGCGTGATCGGAACCCACGACAATCCTGCGACCGGCACGCCGCCGATCTCCACCACCCGTTCGTGGAGCACGTGCCATAGACGGCCATGGTGCGTTTCCAGTGACGGCATGTTGGCGGCCCAGTCGTCGTTGCCCATCAGCAGGAGCAGCTCGGTCTCGGGCGAGGCTTCGTGGAGGCGTCGCGCGAATTCCACCAGCGTCCCCTGCAGGAAAACCCGCTGATGCGCCACGCCTTCGGGGCCCGCGGCATGCTGGCAGAGGTCGCCCCCGATCAGCACCGCGCGAGGCGTGTGCGCGGCGACCAGCCCCACCAGTTGTTCGTAGAGCGCGCCCTGTCCATGGAGATCGGAAGTGAAGAACCACTGAGACACGAGGACCTCGAACCGTCGAAAGAGGATCGACTCTATCCGAGCGTTTTGCAGAGACGCAACAAGCGCGCCGGTTCAGAAAAGCTCTTGACCCGCGCGCAGAGCGCCACGGATACTTTTCGGCCTTCGCGCCTGGCGGGACGCCAGCCGCCTCTCTTCACGCACCGCAAAGGATCCCATGATGCGCATGCATTGCTCGCCGGCGGTCGTTCTGGCCCTGCTCGGCGCACTCGCGGCCGCACCCGCGAACTCGGCTCCCGCGAGCCCCGCAAAGACGACGTCCAAAGGCGCCGCGGCGGCGCCCAAGAATCTGCTCAAGAATCCCGGCTTCGAGGAGGGCATTCCCGAGCACCCGTGGATGGCGGCGGCATGGGACACGTTCCAGTCTGGCCTCCCCACCGTGTTCTTCGGACGCGACACGGCGCTCGCGCACAGCGGCCGCTGGGCGGTGAGCGTGGCGAATCTCAGCACCTACGTGCCGATGTTCCACAACTGGAGCCAGACGCTCGTCGTCGGTCGCGAGATGCACGGCAAGGACGTCACCTTCTCGGTGTGGACGCGCAGCAACGGGCTGCAGGGACGCGCCTACATCCTGGTGCAGGCCTACCGCGACACCGTGACCAAGATGGCGCGCACCTGGAAAGTCGATCGCGAGACCGCGCTCAGCCGTCTCAAGATGCAGAAGTCCGACGATCCGCTGGTGAACCTCGGCTGGGATCGCGAGTACTTCTCCGAGCCCGAGACGGATTGGGTGAAGCGCGAGGTGCGCATTTTCGTGCCGCCGACCGTGAACGTCCTGGTCGTGCGCTGCGGCCTGTTCGGAGTCGGCCAGGTGATGTTCGACGACGCGACACTCACGGCTTCTCCCGCGCGACCTCCGGAAGAGCTGCCGCTCAAGACCAACCTGCTCAGGGACCCCGGATTCGAGGAGAGCGGCGACGCATGGGAATACTCCATGCCTCCCTACGAGGGCTTGATGGTCGAGCGCGACACCACGGTGTTCCACAGTGGCCGTGGTTCGATGGCCATGGGCGGCGGCGAGCAGGGTCCGGTCTCGGCGCGCGCCGGCGTGTGCCAGGTGATCTCCAACCGCTCGCTGTCCGGAAAGCGGTTGCGTCTTTCAGGCTGGGTTCGCACGGACAGTCTGCTCGGGCAGGCGTACGTGAAGATCTACTGCTCCACCGTGGACGGTGACGTTCATGAGCCGACGCCCGCTCAGTTCGGCATGAACACGGACTGGACCAAGACGGTGATGGAGGTCGACGCGCCGCCCGGTACGTACATGGTGTGGGCATGGTTCCTCTACAACTGCCCGGCGTCCGGGAGGGTCTATTACGACGACACCTCGCTCGAGATTCTCGGGACCGCCGATTACATCACCAAGGGAACCGCTCCGCCCAAGGCCCTTCCGCTACCGGCTCGCTGACGCGGCCGCCGTCGTGAGGACTCGGGCGTTCCCTTGACAGCCCCTAGCTCCGGGCACATCTTGATCTTGCAGCCGGGCAGAAAGAACTCCTTGGCAGGGAGCTTTCGGACTCGATCCAAGGATCTCGTCGCTGCAGAGATCTTGTCGGAGACCCGTCGGAGCGGTTTCACGAGCGAGGTGCACCGCACGACAGGCTCGATGGCCGAGTGGATTGGGGGCTGCAAATCGGGGCGCGAGGACGCTTGCCCAAAGCGGTTCCCTCTCGCGTTCTCCCTCTGGAGGGATCCCCCCTCCGTCAATCCCCGCATCCCCTGCGGCCGGGTGGAAACGAAGCGACGTCGTGGGGTCTTGATGCCCGCAAAGCGGGGAATCTCACGCGGACTGCTCTAGAGCCAGCGCTGGCGCTTGAGATACCACCACGTCCCGCCGACCAGCAGGACGAGGAGCCCGAGCACGTAGACCTCGCCGTACTTCCATTGGTATGCCGGGAGCTGGAAGTTCATGCCGTAATAGCTCGTCACCACGGTGAGCGGAAGACCGAGCGTGGCGATGACGGTGAGCACCTTGATGACCTGATTGAGCCGGTTGGACACCACCGACACGTGCAGCTCCAGCAGCCCCGCGATCTCGTCGCGAAACGAGTCGAGGAGATCGTTGACCCTGGCCAGCCGGTCGTAGACGTCGCGCAGGTACGGCCGGACTGCGGGCGGAATCGGAGCGTATTCGTCGCGCGTCAGCGCCAGCACGGTGTCGCGCTCAGGACCGACGACGCGGCGCAGCGCGGCCATGCCCCGCTTCAACCGCAGAATGCGCGGATGGACTGCCCGGTCCGCGGCCCGAAAGACCAGATTCTCCAGCTCGTCGATCTCTTCCGAGATCTGGTCCATGATCGGCAGGTAGTGATCGACCAGCACGTCGAGCAGATGGTGAAGCATCCCGGCCGGGCCTCTCGCGAGCAGCCCCGGGCGTCGCGGAAGCAGCTCGTGCGCGGCGGCGATGGAGCGCGTGGAACCATCGTGGTACGTCACCAGGAAGTGCTCTCCCACCAGCAGGTCGATCTCGCGGAGGCTCACCTTGTCGTTGGATTCCCACCGCGCGGAATGAACGACCAGGTAGAGATAGGAGCCGTAGTCGTCGGCCTTGGGGCGGTTGATCTGCTGGACCATGTCCTCGATGGCGAGGGGATGGATCTGCAGCGGGGCGAGCAAGGCCTCGATGGTGGCGGGCTCCTCGCAGTCGAAGTCGAGCCACACCATCGCAGCGCCCGCCGTCGCGAGCCGCACGGCCTCGGCGGGATCCACGTTCGTCGCGCCGGAATCATCGGCGCGCCAAGCGCGGATCATTCCGCGGTTCCGAGCGCGGCGAGACGAAGCGCGATCTGGCAGGTGCGCGCGTGAATGCGCACCGTATCGGGCACGCGGCGCGCGTAGCCTCCGCCGAGCGTGACCACGGCGGGAATGGCGCGGCGGTGACATCCCTCGAGCACCAGCCGGTCTCGGGTCTCGAGCCCCTCGAAGCTGAGCTTCAGCGCGCCGAGCTGATCGTCCTCGAACGGATCGGCTCCCGCCTGGTAGAGCACGATGTCGGGCCGATGAGCCCACACGGATTCCAGCGCCTCGGCGAGCTGGCGGTTGAACTCCTGGTCGCCGGTTCCGTTCTCCAGCCCGATATCGAGGTCGCTCTTCTCTTTCACCGGATAGAGGTTCTCCTGATGGATGGAGAAGGTGAACACCGCGGGGTCGTCGCGAAACAGGTGCGCGGTTCCATTGCCTTGATGGAGATCGCAATCCACCACGGCCGCGCGCTCGATCAGACCGTCGCGCTGCAGCACCCGGACCGCGACCGCGAGGTCATTGATGTAGCAGAAACCGGAAGCGAGGGCGGCGAACGCATGATGGAAGCCGCCACCCAGGTTCACGCCGGCGCCGAGCCGCAGCGCTTCGCGAGCGGCGAGCGTGGTCCCTCCCGCCGCCAGGACGTAGGCGCGCACGATCTCGGCGGTCAGCGGAAGCTCCGAGCAGGCGGTGCGGGTGGTCCACCGCAGGGCCCTGAGATCGTCGAGGTACTCGCGCGTGTGCACCAGCTCGAGGTCGGCTTCGGGGGCTTCGGCGGGCTCGAGGATGTCTTCCTCGCGGACATCGCCGCTCTCGATCAGGCTGCGCCGCACCCAGGCGAATTTCTCCACCGGAAACACGTGGGGTCCGATGTCGCAGTGGTAGGCCGGCGAGTAGACGACGGCCCCATGGTTCGCCATGCGAGGCATGGTGCCACCCGGCTCCAGGCGGCGCAAAGGAGCGTGCCCGCGGGCCGCCGGCTCGGGTAGAATCCTCGATCCATCCATGCCTTCCGTCCTCGATTCCGACCTCGTGGCTTTTCGCTTCCTCCGTCACCAGCTGACCCGGCGTCGCCTCTCGCAGCTCGACCTCCGGCTGAAGATCGAGCTCGCGCTGCTGGCTGCACTGCTGATCGGCTTCGTGTTCTGGCAGGTGCGCGGCGCCTTCGCCACCGTGGCGGCACAGGGAGGGCAAACCGCCGTACTGGCCGCGCTGACCATCACATGGCTGGTCATGGCCACGATTGCCGGAGTGTCCGTGGCGGTCCGGCACGCCCGCCGTCTGCGGTCGGGTCCGCCAGGCCCGGCCTGGCTGTCCGTGCCGGCGAGCGAGCGGGCGCTCGGGAGGCATCTCGCCTGGGACTCGGGCTTGGCGGCCGGATGGATCGTCGTGCCAGCCGTCGGAGTCTGGAGCGCCGCCTGGGGCTACGTGCACTGGGGGTGGTCGGTGGGTCTCGTCCCGCT is from Candidatus Eisenbacteria bacterium and encodes:
- the groL gene encoding chaperonin GroEL (60 kDa chaperone family; promotes refolding of misfolded polypeptides especially under stressful conditions; forms two stacked rings of heptamers to form a barrel-shaped 14mer; ends can be capped by GroES; misfolded proteins enter the barrel where they are refolded when GroES binds), with product MAAKQLLFSEQARAQILAGVEQLARAVKVTLGPRGRNVVLDKKWGSPTVTKDGVTVAKEIELDEPYQNMGAQMVREVASKTSDVAGDGTTTATVLAESIFREGLKNVTAGTSPMYIKRGIDKAVEVVVAELKKLSKDVKDNKEIEQVATISANGDSSIGKIIAECMEQVGKDGTITVEEARSIDTTKDIVEGMQFDKGYISPYFVTEKENMEAVLEDAYILLYEKKLSGMKDLLPVLEKIAQRAKPMVIVAEDVEGEALATLVVNKLRGTLNVCAVKAPGFGDRRKAMMEDIAVLTAGKVISEDLGIKLENVRLEDLGRAKRIVVDKENTTIVEGAGKKADIQGRIAQIKKEIDDTTSDYDREKLQERLAKLAGGVAVINVGAATETEMKEKKARVEDALHATRAAVEEGIVPGGGVAYLRAIPALERLSKELEAEERVGVNIVKRAMEQPLRTLCDNAGLEGSVIVEKVKEYKGEEKFTGYDVDKERYVDMFKAGIIDPTKVSRSALQNAASVASLLLTTEALITEIPEKKKSPAAPGGGGGGYGGEDF
- the groES gene encoding co-chaperone GroES — translated: MNVRPLADRILVRRMEEQEMKKGGIIIPDTAKEKPQEGEVVAVGPGRMTEDGKRIAMDVKKGDRILIGKYSGTDVKIDGTEYTILREDDVLGILSEK
- a CDS encoding sigma-54 dependent transcriptional regulator, which gives rise to MIASSPAMGRVLEQIRHLAPTRSTVLIQGEAGTGKSHVARVIHQQSPRRDGPFVEVSPAAVPHDLLATELLGVESPGGQDQPGLLERADSGTLFVKGIDEMPLPAQVHLLQVLADRDVVRQGSTQRRRLDLRVISSARRDLEGEVRDGRFRGDLHQRLSVVVIHLPPLRERLEDIPLLVEFFLRELRRDHHRRVSGLTRGLLERLARHPWPGNVRELRAALEGMVVSARGKRTLDLSDLPLGWKDADGQTKEMRLTVGMSLEEAERRLIEATLKETGFDKPRSAALLGIGLRTLYRKIQRYRIS
- a CDS encoding redoxin domain-containing protein, with product MQATASTEVGQVAPEFRLKGPGGQFVTLSEYRRKKNVLLVFYPLAFSPVCSHQLPMIQKDLERFDSLDTEVLGISVDSYYANQAFALHLGLSFPLLSDLSRQTSIDYGMLIADRFYSERALFLIDREGRIAYRDVSADLDEIPSNDRVFETLERLRRPS
- a CDS encoding DUF255 domain-containing protein, whose protein sequence is MKLPLLLSALLLASSATTLQAGPDNVAWTSWDEGLQQARQLKRPVLVDVYTQWCGWCKRMHRDVYSREDVRDYLSQKFVTVKLDAEASEGARYEGRPYTSRTLASHFRITSYPTTLFLKSDGEHLVSVPGYIEADKFLLLLRYIGDGHLERGVTWDEFTAKRGK
- a CDS encoding metallophosphoesterase, translated to MSQWFFTSDLHGQGALYEQLVGLVAAHTPRAVLIGGDLCQHAAGPEGVAHQRVFLQGTLVEFARRLHEASPETELLLLMGNDDWAANMPSLETHHGRLWHVLHERVVEIGGVPVAGLSWVPITPFAIKDWERWDDGEFETPARLDGWSSRTGAVTPCRFDPETRTPTIAAALEDLATRAPADDTVFVLHSPPHGTRCDVIHSGRHVGSRAIRRFVEARQPPLVLAGHIHESPRTSSSYRDALGRTIVVNPGQFGTSRLCGVWFDPAAPAATLRHTVYDA
- the corA gene encoding magnesium/cobalt transporter CorA, coding for MIRAWRADDSGATNVDPAEAVRLATAGAAMVWLDFDCEEPATIEALLAPLQIHPLAIEDMVQQINRPKADDYGSYLYLVVHSARWESNDKVSLREIDLLVGEHFLVTYHDGSTRSIAAAHELLPRRPGLLARGPAGMLHHLLDVLVDHYLPIMDQISEEIDELENLVFRAADRAVHPRILRLKRGMAALRRVVGPERDTVLALTRDEYAPIPPAVRPYLRDVYDRLARVNDLLDSFRDEIAGLLELHVSVVSNRLNQVIKVLTVIATLGLPLTVVTSYYGMNFQLPAYQWKYGEVYVLGLLVLLVGGTWWYLKRQRWL
- a CDS encoding histone deacetylase, with protein sequence MPRMANHGAVVYSPAYHCDIGPHVFPVEKFAWVRRSLIESGDVREEDILEPAEAPEADLELVHTREYLDDLRALRWTTRTACSELPLTAEIVRAYVLAAGGTTLAAREALRLGAGVNLGGGFHHAFAALASGFCYINDLAVAVRVLQRDGLIERAAVVDCDLHQGNGTAHLFRDDPAVFTFSIHQENLYPVKEKSDLDIGLENGTGDQEFNRQLAEALESVWAHRPDIVLYQAGADPFEDDQLGALKLSFEGLETRDRLVLEGCHRRAIPAVVTLGGGYARRVPDTVRIHARTCQIALRLAALGTAE